Proteins encoded in a region of the Magallana gigas chromosome 8, xbMagGiga1.1, whole genome shotgun sequence genome:
- the LOC136270786 gene encoding uncharacterized protein: MLQGYLTGQLSSALGVYQVKALRREFKSFTDVIEKSMKAFEKKIETELRNVKNTSNGSAVYTRWGKKSCPKSAELVLSGYAGGSHYTHTGAAVDALCLPRNPEWGNYRDGTDGYKAYIFGTEYETTGFFGNWHSLYDHDVPCAVCLVRSRSVVKMFPGRKTCNNGWKLEYHGYLMAGHYAHNAGTTYTCVDSDPESLQGGHTDNNGYLFYMVEARCGSLKCPPYVEGREFVCVVCSLEN; encoded by the exons ATGTTACAGGGTTATCTGACAGGACAGCTGTCGTCTGCTCTAGGAGTGTACCAAGTAAAGGCTTTGAGGCgtgaatttaaaagttttactgACGTCATCGAGAAATCCATGAAggcgtttgaaaaaaaaattgagacagAGCTGAGAAACGTCAAAA acaCATCAAATGGAAGCGCTGTTTACACAAGGTGGGGTAAAAAGAGCTGTCCTAAAAGTGCAGAACTAGTTCTGTCAG GATATGCTGGAGGATCACATTATACTCATACTGGGGCAGCAGTTGACGCTCTTTGTTTACCTAGAAACCCTGAATGGGGAAACTACAGAGATGGAACAGATGGATACAAAGCTTACATTTTTGGTACAGAATATGAAACAACTGGATTTTTTGGCAACTGGCATAGTCTTTATGATCACGACGTTCCTTGTGCTGTATGTTTGGTTCGCAGCAGATCTGTTGTAAAGATGTTTCCAG gtagaaaaacatgtaataacGGTTGGAAGCTGGAATACCACGGCTACCTAATGGCAGGACACTATGCTCATAATGCAGGAACAACATATACATGTGTCGATAGTGACCCAGAGAGTTTACAAGGCGGTCATACTGACAACAATGGTTACTTGTTTTACATGGTGGAGGCAAGATGTGGTTCCCTGAAGTGTCCACCTTATGTTGAGGGAAGAGAATTTGTCTGTGTTGTCTGTTCACTAGAAAATTAG